Proteins encoded in a region of the Anopheles ziemanni chromosome 2, idAnoZiCoDA_A2_x.2, whole genome shotgun sequence genome:
- the LOC131281997 gene encoding RNA-binding protein 45, translating to MADRRSGGSSRNNFADEKSPADIPPMSRLFIICSKSVTEENLREHFDKFGDIEEIWIVKDRSTGEGKGVAYIKYAKTSDAARALEEMNGKCVGDNTRPIKVLVAANRQQGSRKQTENEEEKYLRLFVIIPKDMTEDALREEFGKYGTVDLVTIIRDKVTKEGKGFAYVKFGRFLHAAQAFEGCDPKYKAVFAEPKPPRNASVSSNENFGGFVGGGGGGGGGTGGGGGTGGGTGGYGGGSNNANGFSDDRRTGGPGVGGGGGGGGGAGAMMGFAAMGAGGANDRRTGGGDRRGGGAEFGAFSGYGGSNNNAMVSNGNETALTVLCSPVLNQDQLWRLFDIIPGLDYCQINNDFNNRNVTATVVYNNGQSAMYARDKIHGLEYPPGERLIIRLGHETVGTMCTIDPFNGGGMVANRGGVVVDASARTGGGGGGPLAAPVTSCSIAADREAAFCSVPLPPPQPMANPNAEVAQRCFIVCIPKALPTSVLKQTFCRFGELIDVYLLPNKNCGYAKYASEESAKKAIKQLHGAEILSVRLKVLEAEEPSNDRRKRMRHDERMENE from the exons ATGGCTGACCGACGATCTGGCGGATCGAGCCGTAACAATTTCGCCGACGAGAAGAGCCCCGCCGATATACCGCCTATGTCGCGCTTGTTTATCATCTGCAGCAAAAGCGTTACGGAGGAAAACCTGCGCGAACATTTCGACAAGTTTGGCGATATTGAGGAAATTTGGATCGTCAAGGACCGCTCGACGGGCGAAGGCAAAG GTGTTGCCTACATAAAGTACGCCAAAACATCCGACGCGGCCCGAGCCCTCGAGGAGATGAACGGCAAGTGTGTCGGCGACAATACACGCCCGATCAAGGTCCTGGTGGCGGCCAATCGGCAGCAGGGTTCACGCAAGCAAACCGAAAACGAGGAGGAAAAGTACCTGCGGCTGTTTGTCATCATCCCGAAGGACATGACGGAGGATGCACTCCGGGAGGAGTTCGGCAAGTACGGCACCGTTGATCTAGTCACCATCATACGTGACAAGGTGACGAAGGAAGGGAAGGGATTCGCGTACGTCAAGTTTGGCCGGTTTCTGCACGCGGCCCAAGCGTTCGAGGGTTGCGATCCAAAGTATAAGGCGGTGTTTGCCGAACCGAAGCCACCGCGTAATGCGTCCGTATCGTCCAACGAAAACTTTGGCGGGTTCGTGGGAggaggtggcggcggcggtggtggtactGGCGGTGGAGGCGGCACTGGCGGAGGCACCGGCGGTTACGGTGGCGGTTCGAACAATGCAAACGGATTCTCCGACGACCGTCGAACGGGCGGTCCGGGTgttggtggcggcggtggtggtggtggtggcgcggGGGCGATGATGGGATTCGCCGCGATGGGAGCGGGTGGTGCGAATGATCGACGAACCGGTGGCGGTGACCGTCGGGGTGGTGGGGCCGAGTTCGGAGCGTTCAGTGGATACGGCGGTTCGAACAACAATGCGATGGTCTCGAACGGGAACGAGACGGCCCTCACCGTCCTGTGCAGCCCGGTACTGAACCAGGATCAGCTGTGGCGTCTGTTCGATATCATTCCCGGGCTCGACTACTGTCAAATCAATAATGATTTCA ACAATCGAAACGTGACGGCCACCGTCGTGTACAACAACGGTCAGTCTGCGATGTACGCACGAGACAAGATCCACGGGCTCGAGTATCCACCGGGCGAACGATTGATCATTCGACTCGGGCACGAAACGGTCGGTACAATGTGCACGATCGATCCGTTCAATGGAGGTGGCATGGTTGCCAACCGGGGCGGCGTCGTCGTAGATGCTTCGGCGCGAacgggtggcggtggcggtggtccTCTAGCTGCGCCGGTAACTTCCTGTTCCATTGCCGCGGACAGAGAGGCGGCATTCTGCAGCGTACCCCTACCGCCACCGCAACCGATGGCCAACCCGAACGCCGAGGTCGCTCAGCGCTGCTTCATCGTGTGCATTCCGAAGGCGCTGCCGACGAGCGTGCTAAAGCAGACATTCTGTCGCTTCGGCGAACTGATCGATGTTTATCTGCTGCCGAACAAAAATTGCGGCTACGCCAAGTACGCCTCGGAAGAGTCGGCCAAGAAGGCGATCAAGCAACTGCACGGAGCTGAGATTCTGAGCGTTCGTTTGAAG GTATTGGAAGCCGAGGAGCCCAGCAATGATCGGCGGAAACGGATGCGCCACGATGAGCGTATGGAAAACGAGTAG
- the LOC131281319 gene encoding phospholipid scramblase 2 has product MQQQPQAPYAPYAPQYQGYDQGAGYPPPQGGGYPPAQYPPPGTGSPYPPAQPGYGQPMPGYEQQGYAQAPQMYAPNQPYGGGYQPVIVQPGMPGHPQPMMIQAPPGGWMPIPQGIPNCPPGLEYLTAIDQLLVHQKVELLEAFTGFETANKYTIKNTLGQKVYWAAEDTGCCNRMCCGAARAFDMKIMDTFQNEVLHFNRPLRCSSCWFPCCLQTMEVTAPPGNVIGYVEQDWSILTPQFSIKDQNGETVLKISGPFCTFSICGDVEFEVLSTNGAQVGKISKQWSGLGRELFTDADHFGINFPMDLDVRVKATLLGALFLIDYMFFEKSGNKEQDRPGMF; this is encoded by the exons ATGCAGCAACAGCCGCAGGCCCCGTACGCTCCGTACGCCCCACAGTACCAGGGCTATGACCAGGGTGCAGGATATCCCCCGCCACAAGGAGGTGGTTATCCACCGGCACAATATCCCCCACCGGGCACG GGATCCCCGTATCCACCGGCACAGCCCGGATATGGGCAACCGATGCCAGGATATGAGCAACAGGGATACGCACAGGCACCACAGATGTACGCACCGAATCAGCCATACGGAGGAGGTTACCAGCCGGTCATCGTGCAACCGGGAATGCCCGGACATCCGCAGCCAATGATGATCCAAGCGCCACCAG GTGGTTGGATGCCTATTCCGCAAGGGATACCGAACTGTCCGCCCGGATTGGAATACCTTACTGCCATTGACCAGCTGCTCGTGCACCAGAAGGTGGAGCTGCTGGAGGCGTTCACCGGCTTCGAGACGGCGAACAAGTACACGATTAAGAACACACTCGGCCAGAAGGTGTACTGGGCGGCGGAGGACACTGGCTGCTGCAACCGTATGTGCTGTGGGGCGGCTCGCGCCTTCGACATGAAGATCATGGACACGTTCCAGAACGAGGTGCTGCACTTCAACCGACCGCTGCGCTGCAGCTCCTGCTGGTTCCCGTGCTGCCTGCAGACCATGGAGGTGACCGCACCGCCCGGTAACGTGATCGGATACGTCGAGCAGGACTGGTCCATTCTCACGCCGCAGTTCAGCATCAAGGATCAGAACGGCGAAACGGTACTCAAAATTTCCGGACCGTTCTGCACGTTCAGCATTTGTGGTGATGTAGAGTTTGAG GTGCTCTCCACCAATGGTGCACAGGTGGGTAAGATCAGCAAGCAGTGGTCCGGGCTAGGGCGCGAATTGTTCACTGATGCGGATCATTTCGGCATCAACTTCCCGATGGATTTGGACGTCAGGGTAAAGGCAACCCTGCTTGGAGCACTATTTTTGATC GATTATATGTTCTTCGAGAAGTCCGGCAACAAGGAACAGGACAGGCCGGGAATGTTCTAG